The sequence GTCGCTGAGCCGGGGCAGCAGGTCGGTGAGCGGCTCGTCGGGGGAGGCGAGCACCAGGTCGTCGGCCCGGCAGGCCACCGCCTCCAGGGTGGTGCTGCCCCGTGCGTCGGACGGCACGCCGCGTACCCGGTCGAGGGTGACCAGGCCCACGGGCCGGCCGTCCTCGGTCAGCGGCAGCGCCGTGTGCCGGTAGGCGAAGAGGTAGTTGTCCACGAAGTCGGCCACCGTCATCTCGCCCGAGGCGGTCTGCGGCTGTGGGGTCATCACGTCGGCGACCCGGATTCCGCGCAGCGCACTGCCCATCCTGGCCTGGCGCTCCTCCATGCTGGCCGCGCCGATCAGGAACCAGCCGATCAACGCCAGCCACAGCCCGCCGACGCCGGCACCGGTGAGGAACCGCCACAGCCCGAACCCGATCAGCACCACGCCGAGGATCCAGCCGGCGCGGGCCGCCACCACCGAGGCGCGGGTGCGGTCCCCGGTGGCCTTCCACACCGCCGCGCGCAGCAGCCGCCCGCCGTCCAGCGGTGCCGCCGGCAGGATGTTGAACAGCGCCAGCAGCAGGTTGATGCCGCCCAACCAGGCCAACACGCCGAGCAGCAGCCCCTGCACCCCGGCGAGGGCGAGCACCGTCGCGATCGCCCCGAAGAAGGCACCGATGATCAGGCTGACCAGCGGCCCGACCCCGGCGATGCGCAGCTCCGCACCCGGGCTGCGGGCCTCACCGCGCAGCTCGGCGACCCCGCCGAAGAGCCACAGCGTGATTCCCTCGACGCCCAGCCCGTTGCGTCGCGCCACCACCGCGTGGGACACCTCGTGGGCGAGCAGGCCCAGGAAGAAGACCACCGCCGCCGCCAGACCCGCCAGCAGGTACGCGACCACCGGCCGATCCGGGTACGACTGGGGAAACAGGTTGGCCGACAGCCCCCACCAGATCAGCGCGAAGATGACCAGGACACTCCAGTTGACACCGACAGGTACGCCCACGATCCGGCCGAGCCGGAAACTCGCCCTCATGTTCCGGTCATACCCCCGCAGCGTGATCCCATGCCAGAGGCGAAGGTCACCTGATCGGCCCGCCTGACCGTTTTCGTCGTCCCGGCCGAAACAGGCCCTCCGTCCGGTCCGGCTCCCCGCCGCTCTCGCCGCGGACGGGTAAGGTGCGGAGGCTGAGCCGGGCCGTTGCCGGCCAGGGTGGAGGAGTCGGCGCATGCGTGAGGATTCGCCGCGCTGGGAGCAGATCAACGCCAGTTCCCACGTCCACGAGCAGGACGGGCTGCGCGAGCTGGCCAGCTACCTGCCGGATGCCGATCCGTACCACGTCTGGGCGAACGTCGAGTTCGTGGGTACCGACGGCTCGATCAACGAGGTCGACGCCCTGGTGCTCACCCCCAGCGGCCTCTGCGTGCTGGAACTCAAGCACTGGCAGGGTGACATCCGCGGTGACGGTACGCAGTGGGTGCGGCGGGTCGGCAACCACCGGCTCACCCCGGAGGACAACCCGTACATCCTGGCGAACCGCAAGGCCAAGCGGCTGGCCAGCCTGATCCGCTACTACGCTCGGCAACAGGGCCGCGAGTCCCAGGCGCCCTACATCGGCGCGGCCGTGTTCCTGCACGCACCGAACATGAGCGCCCGAGGTCTGGACGCCATCGGCAGGCAGCACGTCTACGGACTCGAAGGGCACGACCGCGGGGTGCCCGGGCTCAAGCAGCTCCTGCTTGCGCCGCCGCGCAACCCGGCGCACCGGGTCGACGGGCTCCGTGGCCGGCAGATCGTCGAGCTGGTCCGGGGCGCCAAGATCCGGCCGTCGGTGGCGGACCGAAAGGTCGGTCAGCTGCTGCTGCATCCGAAGCCGTTCGCCGAGGGGCTCGGCTGGCAGGACTTCCTCGGCGGGCACGTCATGAACACCTCGCTGGTGCGGCGGGTCCGCTTCTACCTGACCAGCCGGGCCGCCGAGCACGAGGTGCCGGCGATCCGTAAGGCGGCCGAGCGGGAGTTCCGCCTGCTCCAGGGCATCCACCACCCCGGGGTGGCGCGGGCCCATGACCTGGTCGAGCATGCCTGGGGGCCGGCGGTCGTCTTCGAACACCAGCAGGACTGGGTGCGCTTCGACCAGTGGCTGCTGCAACGCGGGAACTCCTTGACGCTCGCCCAGCGGCTGCAACTGGTGCAGGACCTGGCCGAGATCATCGACTACGCGCACTCCCGCCGGCTGGCCCACCGGGCTCTCTCACCCCGGGCGATCTACGTCGGCGGCGCGGATGGTCCACGCCCCACGTTGGTGGTGACCGACTGGCAGACCGGTGGCCGGTTGAAGGGCACGACCGAATTGACCCGGCTCGGGCCGTCGAGCGACCCGGCCAGCCTGGAGATGTTCTTCGACGACGAGGTCCGCTGCTACCAGGCACCGGAGGCGGAGAATGCCGCCAGGCTGCCCGGGCACCAGCTGGACGTGTTCTCGGTCGGTGCGACGGCGTACCGGATCCTCGCCGGCACGGCACCGGCGGCGAGCCCGGAGGAACTGGTCGGCGCGGTCCGGGACAGCGGCCTGCATCTGGACGCCGTCGTCGACGGAATGCCGCACTCGCTGGTGACGCTGGTCTACGACGCGACCCGCGGCGACCCGGCGCAGCGGCTGCGCAGCGTCGCGGCGATCCGCGACGGCCTGGAGAAGGTGTGGGAGGAGCTGACCGCCCCGGAGCCCGAGCCGGTGACCGATCCGCTCTCGGCGCATCGGGGCGACATCCTGGACGGTGGCCTGGAGGTCAAGGACCGGCTCGGCGCCGGCGCCACCGCCGTGGCCCTGCTGGTGCGTCGCCCGGAGGACTCCGACGACCTGGTGCTGAAGGTCGCCCGCGACGAGCAGCACGAGGAACGGCTGACCGCGGAGGCGGGTACCCTCGCGGGTTTGAAACACCCCCAGGTGGCCGCGTTGGTCGACGGCCCGGTGCGGGTCGGTGGCCGGACCGCCCTGCTGCTGGAGAGCGCCGGGCGGCAGACCCTCGCCGAGGAGCTGCGTGGCGGCCGGCTCGCGCTGGACCTGCTGGAGCGGTACGGACGGGACCTGCTCGACATCGTCAACTACCTCGACGGCCAGGGTGTCTGGCACCGTGACCTGAAACCGGCGAACCTGGCCGCCCGACCCCGGCCGAAGGACAAGCAGCCGCACCTGTGCGTCTTCGACTTCTCGCTGGCCGCCACGCCCGCCGATCGGATCAACGCGGGTACGGTCGGCTACCTGGATCCGTTCCTGGGCCCGCCGCGGCGGCTGCGCTACGACGCGGCGGCGGAACGCTTCGCCGCAGCCGTGGTGCTCTACGAGATGGCGACGGGCACGCTGCCCCGGTGGGGCGACAACGCCAACCCGGTCACGATCCGCGACGAGGTGGCCCTGGAAGCCGCGGCGTTCGACGCCGCCGCGGCGGACCGGCTGGTGGAGTTCTTCCGTCGGGCGCTGGCCCGCGACGCCGCGGCTCGCTTCGACACCGTCGACGAGATGACCGACGCCTGGCGGGCCATCTTCAAACAGATCCCGAAGGCGGCACCGGGCGGCCCGGCCGCGCCGGGGCTGCCCCGGAGTCACCGCTGGCCGCCGCGGAGCTGACCGACCGTGCCCGGTCGGCGCTGGAGCGGCTCGGCCTGGTCACCGTCGGGGATCTGCTGGACGCGGAACCGTCGGTGCTGACCCGGGCCAGGGGGGTGCCCGACGCCACCCGCAAGGAAATCCTCGCCAAGGCGCGAGCACTGCGCCCGGTGGTGCCGGCCGGCACCGAGCCCGCCACCACCGAGGACCGGCCGCTGGCGCAGGGGGTGGAGGCGCTCTGCGCCACCCTGCTGCCCGGACCCACGTCGCGCAACCATCGTTCGCTGGCCGTGCTGCTGGGACAGGCACCGACCGACGAGGGGACGTTCCTGCCCTGGCCGGCACAGACCGAGGTGGCCCGGACCATCGGGCGCGGCCAGCCGCAGATCTCCAGGATGCTGGCCGCACAGGCGAAGGTGTGGCTGGCAGAGCCGGCGCTGACGGCGGTCCGCAACGAGCTGGTCGCGTTGCTCGACCTCCGTGGCGGGGTGATGTCCGCCGAGGAACTGGCCCAGGCGTTGATGGCCGCGCGCGGCTCCTACACCGCCGGCCCGAAGCGGTTTCCGCAGGCGATCGGCCTGGTCCGCGCGGCCGTCGAGGCCGAGCTGAGCATGGGCGGTGACGCCCGGGTGGCGATTGCGCGCCTGCGGGCGACCGGGCTCGTCCTGGTCGGCCGGGAGCCCGACGATCCGGCGTCCGACGTCACCGCCGCCGACTTTCTTGAGTACGTGGTGACACTGGGCAACCGGGCGGCTGAGCTGACCGGCGCTGACGAGCCGCCTGACCGGCGCCACCGGGCCGGCGAACCGCTGCCGACCCGGCAACGGGCCGTCGAGGAACTGCGCCGGCTGCCCGTACCGGCGGGCATGCCGTCGGCGACCGACCCGCGGTTGCTGCAACTGGCGGCGATCGGCAGCAACGACCGGGTGGACGTCAACGCGCAGGGGCAGCTCTACCCGGTCGGCATGCCGGCGGAGGCGGCGCTACGGCTGTCCACGGGCACCCTCGTCGGCCAGCGGCTCAGCGATCGGCAGCTCCGTGACCGGGTGCAGAGCCGCTTCCCGCGTGCCGAGCAGCTCCCTGGCCGCCCGACGCTCACCAACCTGCTGGCCGCGGCGGAGGTGCCGCTGACCTGGCATGCACAGGATCGGGTCTACGGTCCGGTGAGTGTGCCGACATCGGTCACCGGCACCCGTACCGTGACCGGCCATGCCCCGTTGCTCACGCTCACCGCTGTCGACGAGGTGGGCGACCGGCTCGCCGCGGCGATGAAACGGCACGCCTTCCTGGCGGTGCTGGCACCCTGGCGCCGGCTCGGCCCCGCCCGGCAGGCCCTGCTGACCAGGCTGTCGTTGGTCGAGGTGGACGTCACGGCGATCCTGCTGGAACGGCTGCGGTCGTTGGGCTTTCCGTGGGAGGCGATCGTGGCGGCCGACAACGGTTCACCGCAGGACGCGGACTTCCGCAGCCTGGTCGATCTGGTCCGGCACCAGGTGATGCCGGCACTACGCGCCGCGATCACCGCCGCAGACGGTCCGGTGCTGATCACCGAGGCAGCGCCGCTGGCCCGGTACGGGCAGCTCGGGCTGTTCCAGGAGCTGGCCGATCCGACCCGGCCCCGACCGGCGGCCCGGCTGCTGCTGCTGCCGACCCGGCGCGCCGAGTCGGCGACGCTCGACGGCGTGCAACTCCCGCTGACCTCCCCGACCAGCCAGACGCTCTACCTGGCGCAGGACTGGATCGCCGCGGCCGACGACGCCCGCCCGCGGGTCGGTTGATCAATGGGCGTTCCGGCACGTGTGGTGCCGGTGGGACAGCCGGTGCGGCGCGAGCGGATCGTGAGCGGCTACTGTGTCCCGCGGACCGGACGTCGAGTCGGCGGGAGGAACGGACGTGGCGAAGCTCGCGCTGACGCCGGCCGAGGCGGCACTCTACGACCTCGTCGGTCCCCGGGTTTTCCTGCGAGCCCGCCGGCACCTCGACGACGGGGAACTGGTCGACGTGCAGTGGGACGCGACGGCCGGCCGTGGGCGTGCCCGGCTCGCCGGCAGCGATCCGGGCCTGGTGGTCGCCGCGACGACGACCGTCGACGGAGCCATCGCGACGGCGGACGGCTCGTGCAGCTGCGGGCAGGCCGGCTGCGCCCACCCGACGGCACTGGTCCTGGCGACGCTGCCGACGACCGCGGCACCCGCGCCGCGCCCGGCACCCCGCACGATGGGCTGGGAGAAGGCCCTCAGCAAGCTGGTCCGCGACGTCACCGTGCCACGGCCGGCCGCCGCGCCCGAGCAGGCGGGTCTCGGGTTG is a genomic window of Micromonospora tarapacensis containing:
- the pglW gene encoding BREX system serine/threonine kinase PglW, with the protein product MREDSPRWEQINASSHVHEQDGLRELASYLPDADPYHVWANVEFVGTDGSINEVDALVLTPSGLCVLELKHWQGDIRGDGTQWVRRVGNHRLTPEDNPYILANRKAKRLASLIRYYARQQGRESQAPYIGAAVFLHAPNMSARGLDAIGRQHVYGLEGHDRGVPGLKQLLLAPPRNPAHRVDGLRGRQIVELVRGAKIRPSVADRKVGQLLLHPKPFAEGLGWQDFLGGHVMNTSLVRRVRFYLTSRAAEHEVPAIRKAAEREFRLLQGIHHPGVARAHDLVEHAWGPAVVFEHQQDWVRFDQWLLQRGNSLTLAQRLQLVQDLAEIIDYAHSRRLAHRALSPRAIYVGGADGPRPTLVVTDWQTGGRLKGTTELTRLGPSSDPASLEMFFDDEVRCYQAPEAENAARLPGHQLDVFSVGATAYRILAGTAPAASPEELVGAVRDSGLHLDAVVDGMPHSLVTLVYDATRGDPAQRLRSVAAIRDGLEKVWEELTAPEPEPVTDPLSAHRGDILDGGLEVKDRLGAGATAVALLVRRPEDSDDLVLKVARDEQHEERLTAEAGTLAGLKHPQVAALVDGPVRVGGRTALLLESAGRQTLAEELRGGRLALDLLERYGRDLLDIVNYLDGQGVWHRDLKPANLAARPRPKDKQPHLCVFDFSLAATPADRINAGTVGYLDPFLGPPRRLRYDAAAERFAAAVVLYEMATGTLPRWGDNANPVTIRDEVALEAAAFDAAAADRLVEFFRRALARDAAARFDTVDEMTDAWRAIFKQIPKAAPGGPAAPGLPRSHRWPPRS
- a CDS encoding site-2 protease family protein, whose amino-acid sequence is MRASFRLGRIVGVPVGVNWSVLVIFALIWWGLSANLFPQSYPDRPVVAYLLAGLAAAVVFFLGLLAHEVSHAVVARRNGLGVEGITLWLFGGVAELRGEARSPGAELRIAGVGPLVSLIIGAFFGAIATVLALAGVQGLLLGVLAWLGGINLLLALFNILPAAPLDGGRLLRAAVWKATGDRTRASVVAARAGWILGVVLIGFGLWRFLTGAGVGGLWLALIGWFLIGAASMEERQARMGSALRGIRVADVMTPQPQTASGEMTVADFVDNYLFAYRHTALPLTEDGRPVGLVTLDRVRGVPSDARGSTTLEAVACRADDLVLASPDEPLTDLLPRLSDCADGRALVVADGRLVGIVSPSDISRAVQRGSMRDQLTAGR